The Oreochromis niloticus isolate F11D_XX unplaced genomic scaffold, O_niloticus_UMD_NMBU tig00003625_pilon, whole genome shotgun sequence genome segment TTCAATACAGAAAATGCAGCTGTTAGACCAGTAATTTGTAGAACTCCGTTGTTACTCTCCCTgcattttgcacagtgctgtgatGTCTCTTGCCACTGTTCCACACATGTCTTGCAGCCAATAATGCTTCTGCAGCACAGTGAGAACACTGGATCCTCAATGATGTCTGCAAAAGTAAATCAGATAAGTGAGACTGTTATCCATTTATGTTGAATTTAGTTCAAACTATAGGTTCAAAGTCAGTCTTGACATAAATTTACAGACAGCATGCAGAATATTTTTGGTTATTCTGTAATTACTCTTGTTCACGCTGTTCTGAGAAAGTCCCTGTCTATATTTTTGTCTATAATTGATGAGGGGCAAAATCAGTACATTTTCTCAATTAGCaagcaagaaaaatgaaaaagttacAGGTACTTGATTCAATATATGCAACTACAGTCCCATTTTAAATGTGAACTTTTTAGTTTTACATTACTGTGAACAGTGTACCGTCACCCATACTGACATTGTAATCAATTTGAAAAGCTATACTTTCATAGTCAAGATTGCAAGGAGAACCCAAATTAAATGTGCATGTAAACTTTTGAATGTTATGTTACAGTAGACCTGCATCTTGATTGTCTGTGCCTAAGTATTTAAATGGACACTGCTGAATAAAGAGCCTATGTTtggtaaaaaaatgtttgtccaAAGTAATGATTGAATGTGGTTTGACattgttttaattgtaattaaaatgttagTGTAGATGTAATGTATTTACTAAGCAACATTTGAACATACTCATACAAACCACGCAGCTAAATCCCTCCTTGAGTGTCTGCAGCTTGGGGGTTGTGACTTTCTGGGCAACTGCAAGATCAGTGAGCTCTTTGATTGCTGCTGTGACAGCTGGCAGACTTTGAGATGCCAACACCAACTCTTCTATTTTGTCACTCACTTCTCCCAAACTGGCACTGTCATCATCTTTACGGCTGCTACAATAAAAATGGATAATCAGATGTCAAAGCTACTTACTGGCTTAAAGAAACATCACATCACTTACTGATAGATGATGATTTATGTAGTGATGTCTTACTGCTATTATAGgatttaaatcaaattaattCTTCTATATTGATGTTCATCCTATagtatatacatatttattcacatacctcagtttcttcctctttgttccCTGGAGGCAATTAAAGTCTTGTTCAGGCACAGCAAGAATTTTTCGTGcattttgtctccagtactGTGACCctacagatgaaaaacaaaaccaaagaaacCTGTTTAGAAGCCAATACCATATTACCCAATAAATATTACAAAGAGTCTGGTAAGACATGTCTCTCCATAAGATATGGGCTTTAGCTGTAATATTATGGCTCACCTGTTGTGCCCTCCGACTCCAGAATTGCATTGCCCTGTGCATCTGTCAAAATTATTGGGTTGTAATTACCAATGGCATCTTGCACTTTTCCTACTATCCCTTGAAGCGTAGCCTCAGACTCCAGGAATCGTACAACCACCATTCTATTGGGAATCAACCTCCCACCAACTACATCTGCAAAGTACACTGatctgtaaaacaaaacataataatTTTACATATCTTGTAAAAGACAGCAGGCCACAAATCCATTCAGTGATTGCTATAGGCAAATTGTACTAAAACAGCTTTGCTATTCTTAACAATTCAACTATCCATGCAccttatgtttctttttattttgcctgTTCTGTAATTTAATATTCAAGAACACAGACTCATCCTACCTCTGAAATGTTTTGGAGGACATAGGGGAACTTGAAGTAGCCTGCTGTGAACGTGAAGGTGCAGACGCTGCCACAGCTGGTGCTCGCATAAATGCAAAACGCTGCCCGCTGGAACCTGCTGTTGGAATTGACTCCATGTCTTCTCCGTGGACTTCAT includes the following:
- the LOC109199384 gene encoding uncharacterized protein LOC109199384 produces the protein MSETGSTSSARFFMARAHRPPHKRSTALKLHWNKQRMDHYVVFRKTKRVTLRDEDMTAEKLGRIFQVSAHTLYITDDSNVAMFPGAVSGVFSALDLTPRGHYEVHGEDMESIPTAGSSGQRFAFMRAPAVAASAPSRSQQATSSSPMSSKTFQRSVYFADVVGGRLIPNRMVVVRFLESEATLQGIVGKVQDAIGNYNPIILTDAQGNAILESEGTTGSQYWRQNARKILAVPEQDFNCLQGTKRKKLSSRKDDDSASLGEVSDKIEELVLASQSLPAVTAAIKELTDLAVAQKVTTPKLQTLKEGFSCVTSLRIQCSHCAAEALLAARHVWNSGKRHHSTVQNAGRVTTEFYKLLV